Proteins encoded within one genomic window of Kaistia algarum:
- a CDS encoding phage baseplate protein — MTILDDAVAILIQPQRIIGTVIPDVVIEETARDTLFITQHPVEKGASISDHAFSMPIELEMQCGWSDSTAGYVGYADEVYQEMLALQEMREPFTVFTPSRSYPNMLIAGLERTTNEQTPNAAMLRVLLREVIIVSTEVTSVGNSKSSQAMPQKTTTTVSSGTKQLATTSIGGIGSR; from the coding sequence ATGACGATCCTTGACGACGCCGTCGCCATCCTGATCCAGCCGCAGCGGATCATCGGCACGGTCATACCCGACGTCGTGATCGAAGAGACGGCGCGCGACACGCTCTTCATCACGCAGCACCCCGTCGAGAAGGGGGCGTCGATCTCCGATCACGCCTTCTCGATGCCGATCGAACTCGAAATGCAGTGCGGCTGGTCGGACAGCACGGCCGGCTATGTCGGCTATGCCGACGAGGTCTACCAGGAGATGCTCGCGCTCCAGGAGATGCGGGAGCCCTTCACCGTCTTCACGCCATCGCGCTCCTATCCGAACATGCTCATCGCCGGTCTGGAGCGGACGACGAACGAGCAGACGCCCAATGCGGCGATGCTGCGCGTTCTGCTGCGCGAGGTCATCATCGTCTCGACCGAGGTGACGTCGGTTGGAAATTCGAAGTCGTCGCAGGCCATGCCGCAGAAAACGACCACGACCGTTTCGAGCGGGACGAAGCAGCTCGCGACCACATCGATC